The genomic window CTCCAGAAGATCATCGTGTGGCACTACGGAAAGGCGCTCGAGTTCGCCCGGCGCCTCCGCGGCGTAAAGCTGCCGACCGGCGCCACGCTCCTCGATGAGAGCCTCGTCGCGTGGGGCTCGAGCTTCGCCGACTCGAACTCGCACGCGACCAACGGCTTACTCTGGCACCTCGCCGGCACTGGCAACGGCTCGTTCAAAGCCGGAGTCGACGTCGACGCCGGCGGCTCGAAAATCTCGAACCTGTGGTTGACGCTGATGCAGGGCTTCGGGGTAAGCGCCTCGTCACTCGGCGACGGGACGCAGCCGATCGTTGCGCTCCGTGCGTGAGGGAGCGCGAGAGCCCAAGCCTCCTTCTCCTAAGCTCGATGCGACGGTCGCCTGCTTACTTCTTCTTCTTGGGCCCCTTGCCGCCGCTCTTCTTCCCCGCTGCCGGGGGCGGCGGGGCGGCGGTGTCGCCAGACGAGGTCGGCGCGGGCTTCTTTCCTAGCCGCGCGCACGCGTCTTCGTTGCCGTCTTTGCAGTTCTTCTCCCACAGCTCTTTCGCGCGCGCCGCATCGGCCTTGGTGCCGACTCCCTTCGCGTAGAAGTCGCCGAGCTTGAGGCACATGTCGATGTCGGTCGCATCGGCGCAGCCGCGGGTCGCCATGGCGAAGGCGTCGGCGTCACTCTTCTGAGCCACAGCGATGTCGAGGGCGCCGGAGCAGACGGAGCCGTCGGCTTCGCAAGCCTTCTTCGCCAGCGCGATGGCCCGCGCCGGATCTTTCGGCACGCCGTTGTCCCCCGAGGACAACATCTCCGCCAGGTCGACGCAGATGGCGGCGCGCCAGTCGGGCGGACCGCCTTGGCACGTGCGCGCCATCAGCTCGAGGCCGCGCGCGATGTCCTTCTTGGTCCCCGCGCCCTCGATGAGGGCCAGGCTGGCGTCCTTGCACGCCAAGGCCTCGCCGAGGGCGCAGGCGCGCTCGTTGGCTCGGAAGGCGCCCTTCGCGTCGTTCTTGTTGTCGTAGGCGATCGCCATCATCGAGCACGAGAAGCCGCTTCCGAGATCGCAGCCCATTTTGGCGAAGCGAATCGCCTCCTGGGGATCGTCGCCAACGAGAAAGCCACATGCGTCGCCGACGCCGCCTTCGCAGGCCTTCTTGTGGAAGGGAACGGCCGCCTTGTCCTTCTTCAGGCCGAGCGCGAAGTTGTAGCAGGACTCGGCGTTCCCCTTTTCGCATTGGGCCTTGCACTCGTCGCGATCTTTCGGATTGCACAAGAACGCCTGCGAAGGCGTCTTGGTGCAGATGCCATCGGCGAATTGAAAGCCGGCGGGGCACGGGTTCTCAACGGCCTTCGCCTCACGCGCGGCCTCGGCCTTCTTGGTGCCCGAGGCGGGCGCCGCTGCGTCTGCCTCGATGGGCAAGAGCTCAACGCGGAGCGGCGCTCGACACTCGGCCGGTGGGGATGGCGCGTCCGGATCCGACTTACGACACGCGTCGAGAGAGCCATCGGTCGTGACGGCCTTGCGGGACGCCTCGCTCTTGGCCGACGCGCCCACGGAGAAGAGCTCGCCGACCACCGCCGCCTTCCCGGCCGAGCCGGTGGCCATGGAGAAGGCGCCGACGGATGCACTGTGCACAAAGTGCGTCGCGCCCTCGCAGTTGCCGGTAAGCGCCTTCCTTTCGACGCTCCCGACGAGCGTCGAGCGGCGCCCGACAAGGACGAGCGCGAGGTCGATGCTCCGTCCGCTCTGCACCTCGGTGCCAAGCTTTCCGCTGCTGAGCGGGAGGTTCACCGCCAGATCATCCTGGCTCTTCAGCTGGCCGACCTGCTCCTACCGACTCACGCCGGCGTAGTCGTAGGCGGTCTCGGGCATCTTGCAGGTCGAGAGGACGCGAAGGGTCTTGCAGTCGTAGCTGACCACCACGAGGCCCTTCTTCATCGTGGCTTCGAGATCCACGCGGGAATCGGGCTCGAGATCGATGATGAGGGGCTTCACGGCGCGTGGGGAACCCGTGCACGTGGGACCGGCCGCCCCCAGCGCGCCTTGGCCCGTGTAGTCGGCCGGGCGCACGGCATCGCCGACGGCTCCACCACAGCCGGACAAGCACGCGACGACGAGAGCGGAACCGAGGACACGACTGTTCATGGTGGGGGATCCTAGAGTGAAACGTTGAGGCCGCGCAAAATGGCCGCCGGCGGGGCCGCTGGGGTCGGTACGCAATGGCCATGCCCCCACCGCCACGGGGAAAGCCGCGGAACCAAAGCCCACGGGGACCGTGACCGAGGCCGCATGGTGCGTGACCGGCCGTGACCGCGAGCGTGACCGCGCAGCAAGACACTTCTTTACCCAACAGATCTTGTCCTCGGCGGCGCGTGTCTCTATTGATGAGCCGGCACTCAATAATGACCCGCCCGTCGAAAAAGCTCGCGCCCCAGTCGGTCGGCCCCGCCGCGACGCCGACCGCGACGCCTCGGAGGCGCCCCGGACGACCGCCTGTCATCTCAAGTGATGCGCTGCTGGCTTTTGCCCGCGAGGTCTTCCTTGAGAAGGGTATCCGCGCCACGACGGGCGATGTGGCCGCGCGGGCCGGCGTTGCGGAGGGCACGCTCTTTCATCGCTTTGGCTCCAAAGACGCGCTGTTTCGCGCGGCGATGCAATTCGACCCGGCGCGAACGCCGGTTGCCCTCGCGAACATCGCGGAGCGCGCCGGCAAGGGCGAGCTCCGCGCCACGTTGATCGAGGTCGGCACGGGCATGTTGGCCATCGG from Myxococcales bacterium includes these protein-coding regions:
- a CDS encoding sel1 repeat family protein, which translates into the protein MNLPLSSGKLGTEVQSGRSIDLALVLVGRRSTLVGSVERKALTGNCEGATHFVHSASVGAFSMATGSAGKAAVVGELFSVGASAKSEASRKAVTTDGSLDACRKSDPDAPSPPAECRAPLRVELLPIEADAAAPASGTKKAEAAREAKAVENPCPAGFQFADGICTKTPSQAFLCNPKDRDECKAQCEKGNAESCYNFALGLKKDKAAVPFHKKACEGGVGDACGFLVGDDPQEAIRFAKMGCDLGSGFSCSMMAIAYDNKNDAKGAFRANERACALGEALACKDASLALIEGAGTKKDIARGLELMARTCQGGPPDWRAAICVDLAEMLSSGDNGVPKDPARAIALAKKACEADGSVCSGALDIAVAQKSDADAFAMATRGCADATDIDMCLKLGDFYAKGVGTKADAARAKELWEKNCKDGNEDACARLGKKPAPTSSGDTAAPPPPAAGKKSGGKGPKKKK
- a CDS encoding TetR/AcrR family transcriptional regulator, which produces MTRPSKKLAPQSVGPAATPTATPRRRPGRPPVISSDALLAFAREVFLEKGIRATTGDVAARAGVAEGTLFHRFGSKDALFRAAMQFDPARTPVALANIAERAGKGELRATLIEVGTGMLAIGRVALPVMMMSWSNPAGDYSLDKLGARPSGYKRAVLNLRGFFAREIELGRLTSHHAPEALARIFIGSLHHFCMTELFLPGVSGFALTPDQFVTELVDVLLHGAAPRTSSSL